A window of Gossypium hirsutum isolate 1008001.06 chromosome D13, Gossypium_hirsutum_v2.1, whole genome shotgun sequence genomic DNA:
TTAGCGCCGTTTttgagaaaagcgccgctaaaggtcatggtctttagcgatgtttgtgggaaaagcgccgctaaaagtcatgaccttTGGCGGCACTGTCATTAGCAGCGTCATAAGCGCCGCAAatgcttttagcggcacttttttaaaggcctattttggtgtagtgacgAAATCATGCAAACATCCCCAAATgaacatattaaattttggtgGTAAGGACAGATTCCAAAGAGTTAACCAAGGACCACTCAACATACTGTTGCGAAAGCGAAGTGTTGACTTGAATAGCTAAATGGTACCCCGACTTCACACTATATAAATTGTCTTTAGTAAAGTGCTAGATAAAATAATCGTTCAGTTTAGGCATAGCAACCGTGATACTAAGAATTGTTAATTAGAATCGACGGGAGCTAAAAGTCCTCCAACAAGGGATGTGTTCCATCGCATACCATCATCATTTGACAAATCATAAGCCATCATATTTTCAAGACCTGAAAGTGTATCAGATTGGACAAAAGAAATATCATCACTCGGGAGCCAAGGgtcctcaaaatttccaatagAGGTACCGTTATCGAATCTCCAATGTAAACCTTTCAAGGGCAATCCCATAGTAGCATAAATATTCTTCCATGCAAAAGAAGGATTATTACTTTTGGAAGCGTGAAGTATACCTGAATATGGTCAGTCGTTGatataaaattttaggcctgTCTTTTAGGCTCAGCTcgaaaaaatgggcttaaaatacTGTTCAAGCTTGATTTAGATAAAAAGCGAAACTCAAGTCCAACCCGGCGcacctgtattaattttttaaaattattcttttatataaaaaattttaaaaatataatacatcaaataaactaaaaatattaaaataaatatttcccgataaattaaaaatacattaaaaaattttataattaaataacactaACATATTTGTAACTTACCAAACTAATATctctaaaataatagtaaaattaacaataaaataagagctatataattttcaaataataacaagaaaatagtagtaatataatagcaaaatagtagtgaaacaacaacaaaatagttTATTTGGGTCGGGTCAGGCCTAAGCAAAAAATCCTATTTGAAGCTtgacccgtttagaaaatgggtccttttttttattcaaacctaTTTTTCGGACCTTTATTTTTACCCGAACTCTCATATTTTTCAGGCACACCTTCAAACTTAGACGGATAACCTGACCCATGATCAGGTTTAGTGTGGAGTTATTGCTTGAATAATATTTAGCTTTATAAATTCTATTAGAAAGAGAATCAAGCTTAAAAATAAGCCTCCAACATTGCTTACAGAGCACAGATAGATTAAGGCAATAAATCCCTTTTCTCGTACTGAAATTCGAATCCCACCGAAAGGGAAAGGAATTTATCATATGTTGAATCCCCTCGCAATGCCCAAAGAAATCATAAAAATGCTCATGCAATAAGCCGgtatcaaataatttataatttttaagttaaaatatcaattaaatttttaaaaaaaattcaaataccaaataaatataaaaggcTGGAATAGCTCTATATGTCAACCCTCAATGGTACATCCTTTCTTATTTTTACCCAATAAGTTCAAAGTGTTTACTCTCAATTCATGTGTCAGAGATAAAATGGAAATGGGTGTGGTGAACATGCAAATTTGTCAATTTCCATAAAATGGAAGCAATTTGAATACGTTAATGATAGGTCATGCTTTAGTCCCTACATGATAAGGAAAGTACAAATTAGGGCCAACCCTACTTAATCTATGACTTGACGACACTACGGTAAAGTTGTATTTTAGGGCCAACCCCACTTAACCTATGACTTGACGACACTTGCGTAAAGTTGCATTGATTAAGTTTGGTTTTTTTACTCAACTGGTCCACAagaattaattatttacaaaactATCTAAGTTAAAATTTATGTACGTAAATGACTTGTTCTCTACAGTGATTGCCAGTACTGCCTAACACACAGAGGCATCGCCCCCTCATCATTAGCCAATCatcatatatgtttttttaaaaataataattttttgggtGTCACTACTGTATCAAGTAGCActgatatgtattttttaaaatatccgTTAAAAATACAAGTATtcaggaaaaaaatatttttaatgggtGTCATCGGTCTGTTAGGTGACATCAgagaaatattcaaaaaattggGTGCCGCCTGACATACTAACGACAtccgttaaatttttttaaaatattattttaggtgTCATCACCGTGTCAAGAGACAccgataatattttataaaaaaaattcatagtaGAAAAAGTAGTTCGAAGCTTTGATAATTGTTTTAGATGATTTGTAGTCGGCTACTGAGAGATCTGAACCGTAGaagtcaacaagaaaaagaaaatctctTCTTTGTTGTCAAATCAACTTGAAAGACCACCGTGAACGGCAGCATTGGTAGCCATTAAGTACGACTATAGTTttcaattgagaaaaataaggaaaatttgaatggaaaaagaaaagagtttatgaaaaatagagaatcaaataagggaaaggaaagagaaaatcaaattctctttcatatctttattttccttatttattattttttttctttttgtatatttgattctctatttttcatatatgttattctctttattttctcatatttgattatctattattatattttctataaaataatCAATTGTCTTTCATATCTCTATCTTACATATTTGTTTATTTGACTCTCTCTCTTCTCTCTATCTTTCTCCATAACTCTTTCTCTCGCATCTCTTTCTTTCTCACTCTTATCTCATCTAAGTTACGGACttccctttttattttgtttttttcaattttttttctatttcacctacttttttaaaaaaaaaaaactcacttgtgCTGCTTGACACACCGGTgacacaaatttttttaaaatttactgaCCAGTGTCACCTGACACACCGACGgtacccaaaaaaatattttttttaaatttctcctATGCCACCTATCACACCGGCGACGctcattaaaaattttctttctttttcctccttaaatacctatatttttaattgatattttaaaaaatacatactgGTGCCACCTGACATAGGGACAACACCcaaaaaatttattgtttttaaaaagcTGATGAGTGGCTAATGATGAGGGGCAGTGCCGCCAATATGTCAGACGGCATCGATGATCACTATAAAGAACAGTTAATTTATGTACATAAATTTTAACTTGGATAATTTTCGTAaacaattaattcttttaaagtAGTTTTATAAAGATATGTGAACCAATTTAAACACATTCATAAATAATCAAATTGATTGGTAGCCATTCAAAAGTATagttttattaaaagtttaatatttgtattaaattttgtatatttcaGCTATAAAAAACGGTGCctttcaatttataaatttaggattttcaattttaatattttatttttaatcaattttaatagaaatattgtgaagattaatttaaaataatatttagaacTCTATAATTCTCTTCCACCTCTACCTTCCCTAattttataataatgatttctTTTAACAAGTTCACTTCAAAGAAGCTCTACTCAGTCTCACTTGCCTATTTACCAGGGCAGTGTAGTTGGGCATGAACTAGGGATTGGAACTTTGGACTTACAAGAATAAATTGGATGTTAGTAGTTTTATTCTTAATACCATAATTTATAAAAAGTGAAATTCACACGGTTTTTGGCTCTCGTCCAATAATATTTTGTATTCTCTTAAAAGAATAATATGTTTTACAACTACATCCAAGACTTATTAGTACATGTATAGATAAAGTTTATTAGCTAGCAAAGGAAACTTATCTAAGGAGTATTTGACTTCAAAGAATAAGCGTTGCTTTAATTGGTTCAACTTCTTACTCAACACATCGAGACACTAAACAATGCTATAGTTTTAAATAAAGATGTAAATGAAccaaatttgaataaataaatttttatttatgtttgatttttaGTTTGATTCTGTTTGATACTTGTtcattaataatattaagtttttgtttttttttcttttaaaagcatATTTATCATTGATGATAATGACTAATTCCCTTATTGCGAATGCTTTTCGAAGAGATAAATAATTACCCACAAAATGTGTTCATTCCTAGAAACAAGAATCAAACCCAAAATCCcatgattaaaacataaaatgacCACACCATATTTCATACtttcaaatgtgtttttattcatttattttaaattataagttctCAATCATTTGTTGAAATTTAATCTACTTGTTCATGATCGTAGTGTATTGTTCATAAATAACGAAAACATATCTTATTCATCATAAACAAAATAGTTggatataaatattaataattatattataaataaattaaaatattaaacaaaatttaaagggaTGAACTTATTTTCGAAGATTAATGAATTGAACAGGTTTTGTTCATATTCAActcgttttattcttttatttgattGATAAAACATAGAACTATCCATTCTAATCATTTACTGCACCGCAACAAAGTAGTTATATTATCTAGCAAAGGCAGTTAAGGCATGCTGCTAGAAACTTGTTGACCAAGAAAAGGAGATGAAATCCACATCCACAGTAATGTGGTCGAGTTGAGTCGAGGGACGCAAGGCTCGATTTGGGTTAAAGCCTACTCATCAATGGCAAGGCATTTGTGAAAATTGGACGAAGACCAATCATCTTGCTCCATCAATGGCATCAAAATATGACTATAGAGTCGAAAAGATATGATTTCAACATATAATAGTTTTCCATGAACTAACCAcgtaaaatttaaatgaaaaaaaagtgtAGCATACTTAAAGAAACACCAAGCAGTTCAGGAGAATCGCAACAACTTCAAAAGAAAATAATCTTTTGTTGTTCACTATCAAGAACTCgttaaataacaaaaaaactcAGCAGACATCTACCAAGGAAACCATCCTCTGATTTGCTTAATCCTTGTGCTGCTGAACAACTTCCACAGCCTCGTGTTGCTCACCATAATCCTGCACCAATAAGATTAAAAAACTCAGACAAACATAATTACAAACTATACCTGGCTATATAGACATATTGCAAGACAATATAATTTATCTAAAGTGAAAATATGGCTTGACTGGACACACATTGTTCAAGTTAAATAGAATGTATTTCCATGTATATGTTCCCATACCTTGACAACTACACAAGAACAGCCAACTACCTTCCTTGCCTTTCCCTCGGAATCGATCTTACACAACTGCATCCAGAGATGAAGCACAGGTGGCATTTAGAACAAAAGTAATCTCATTCAATATGGTGGCATAAGTTTGTAGTAATATTCATCGATGAACAAGATCAAGTGGTCCCTTTGAGACTGTAAAAGAGAGAAATAACTTGTGTTCAATGAATGAGGAATGAAATTTCACTTACACCAGCCCACTCGCCCAGAGTTTTTGCACTAGGTGCACGTAGCACTTTAACATTGTGATCAGCACAGAGTGCCTTGACCAGTTTAACATAATCTGGCTGGTCACAATCATCAGCTAAAACACAAAGATGTGCATTGTGCTTTTCAATTGCCTTGGCAGCTTCGTGTAAACCACGTGCAAGCCCACCATGAGCTTTGGACTTCCTAATCACAAGAGGCAAGGCTGCGTTGATGTCCATTGGCTCACCAATGGCAGCAGCAACCTCAGTTGGGGCAACTGCAACTTCCTCTCTGTGAATACATCAGGCAAGAAAACAGCATAAATACATGCAGaaataacaaaaaatagaaaCCTAATAGTAGTAAAAATGAAAcatttcaaagaaacaaaaaaaaaatcagacaGAAATCCAATCTATCTTACTCGGGCATGAGCATCATAGGCAGGTATATATCCTACAGGGGTATGGTTAAATTTTCGAAgtttttctatgtatttggaTGATCCTTGGAGGTCATATCCTGATATTTATATGTTAAACAAGAGAGTTCAAGCAACACAAATCCCAATTAGACTTAATTACAAGatgggaaaattttgaaatactgCATCCAACTCCTATGAATGCAGCCATAAATAGGCTACGCGACCTAAAATATCactcaaaattcaacaaaaaaggAAGGACACAAGCAACAATTGAAACAACTAGCCAGATCATCTAAAACAAAACACACTGCAACGTTtatcaacataaaataaataccatagCAAATTACTCCACACTAAAGAAAACTTGAAGTCACATGGTGTATGGAGATATTAAAACAAACCCAACACAGAGACTCACTTTAACGGGAATAAATCTAATATTCGACTAAAAAGGCCTTGAATCCTTATATAAGGAATAAGTTACCACTTACCCCGACATTTTTGAGCTGAAATTGGGATCCGAGATTTAGCTTTCCTGGAAAAACAAAAAGCAAAACAAGCAGATCTTTTTTAGCTATTTTGACACTGGAAGCTATACAAATGAATGTTGAGTTCCTCAGCAACGTAAAATTAacggaaagaaaaagagagaataaagTATGATGAATATGAATAAGAGCTGAGAGAAGTTGGTGACCTTAgagagaagaaaaatgaagagcgGCGAGAAGGGTTGTTCTTCAGCTGGGTGGCGGAGGAATGACGAGGGTTTTAGTCGAAGTTAAAGAGATTTTATAATTGAACCCTATTTCTGAAATCTATTATGGGCCGTGGGCTGATTTCCTCTTCGCTTGTATTTCGGCACCAATAAGACGacgaaattattttttatccCAATAAGGAAAGgggttaatataacttttagtcCCTGAATTTAATAATGAAATCCATTTTAATATCTGTACTTTTATTTCACTTTGATATTTAAACTTGACAACTATGCTTGTTTTGGTTTTTGAACTTAGATTCCATAAAAAATGGATGACATGACTCCTTAATATTACATCATGTCATTAAACTATTACATTTGCTAAATTCAAGAACAAGAATGAATCTAATTGccaaatttagggactaaaaattagattaaaaacaGGATATCTCAAGTGAAAATTGCCAGATTACTTGCAGGAAGCTTTATAGTTTtgtttccatggatgattcaagTTTGCCTAATCcaaaaagatttaattaaatttaagggACTTCATTTTAATGAAGTATTATCATAGGATTCAATAACAATTTATATACACCGTAAATGcatcaaaaataatttcttttctttttaaataaaatcagaTAATTACAGGTATTGATAAAGGATCATTTTGCAGTTGTATAATCTAATGTGATCAATAGCCATTGGGATTGTAGCAAAAGAAagtgttaatttattttttaataatctcgAAATAAATTCTgatcatatttgtttttttacacgATGTCTACCaatcaagctaagactcaatcagcaagaaagtattaaaatttgaattcgAATGTCGCCTTCAAAAGATGACTAAAGATATAAACCCTTTCAATGGCAGCGGGCTTTGATCCGTGAAGAAATCTTGCTGCAGAGGCAGGATGTATAATCAAAATAATACTTTAGGGCAGGCTTCATCAGTATAACAAATAACATAACTTCGTTCTCAGTTGAGAAGGTAATAAACGAAAACAGAACTGATACTGTCAATGATTCTACATTCAACTCATCCATCACCCTACATCATAAGCATAACAGTTAAGAATGCATCAAGATCTAAGAGGTGAATGAAAGGACACCGATATGGACATTTCATTTAGCTGGCATTGATGTTCTGATCATTTGCTTTTCGTTCAATGCATATCTAAACAAAGGTAACACATTGACCCAACACACATGGCTGTGTGCAAATTGAACTCCTCAAAAAGGTTGTAAGCATAGTTGcagtttttgaaaaatatttggtaGCAAAATGACAGGGTAGACAACATAAGAATTTTCTATCCAAATTCAGCAATGAAACCATCTAGTTAAGGACTCAACACAAATATTTGACAACATTGTTCCATTACAGTATTCATCAAACTTGATATACTAAACAAGAATAGTGAAAATTCATGTGAAGGCTGGTCCTGATTTTATCTCAAAATCTCCTCTTTTCCATGATTTGAAAAGCTACAGATAATTCAATTTATCGGGACAACTTCAAATTCAGTAACAACACAAATTTAAAGATAACACCAAAGAAAGTAATAGAACATATTAATAGcaattcaatatttaaattaGATATTTACTAGATTTCTAGGTTAAACAAGTACAATTCAGTTTCAATGACAAAGGAAATATATACGAGGGAATAGCAACCTCGAAACACACTATTCTTCATTCATGAACAAAGAAAAATACCAACAGATCACCTTTAACAAGCCGGAATTGATCTACCGACTTCTTCAAAGTAAATATGGAAACAGAAACTTCCTTAGCATCCTTAGCTGGTGTCACATGATCTGCAGCCTTAAACTTCTTCACCACGGTATTACTCAATCTGATCAATTTCGACCAAGTGGGAGTGATCTACATGTAAAAGTTTCCTTAAAATCCGACTTCTTTGAAGAAGTAAATAGGGAAGCATAAACTTCTTTTGTTGCATTAGCTGGTGCCACATCCGTAGCTCGAAACTTCTTCACCCCACCATTATTCAATTTCTTCCCATTCTCAAGCTTTTCATTCCCTTCCAACTTACCACAATCTTTTTTCCCATCCACAACATCaattcccctcttcttcttctccttcactATTTTCGATTTCTCTTCCTCCATCCTCTCCCTCAAGGCTGCCATCTCCTCCTCACTTCCATTAATCACCATCTTATCAGACTCCACAAACTCCTTATGACAAACCAAACACGCAGATGACTTAACCTCTTTCAAAGCCTTAGCACTAACAACATGCCCACAATTCCTCAACGCAAAAAACTTATACTTCCCATTGAATTCGAGCCCGGTTATGGGGCACTGAAACGTAGCACCATCAGCAGCATCTGATTGCTTGCCGGGAATCATCGACAACTTAACATTAATCATATCTTTCAAACCCTTTACATGTCTAAACTCTTTGGGCAATTTCTTACCCAA
This region includes:
- the LOC107888433 gene encoding 40S ribosomal protein S12-2; translation: MSGEEVAVAPTEVAAAIGEPMDINAALPLVIRKSKAHGGLARGLHEAAKAIEKHNAHLCVLADDCDQPDYVKLVKALCADHNVKVLRAPSAKTLGEWAGLCKIDSEGKARKVVGCSCVVVKDYGEQHEAVEVVQQHKD
- the LOC107888434 gene encoding replication termination factor 2; the protein is MKHQFFLRSPSHQTLTVTLESTQSLTLRQLKSSLLPNPQSLSSFYFTLNGKPLSDSTLLPNPQISHLSTLFLLPRVFGGGGDGGATGAESRDCYLKMYAVKKPDKVDPNERRLGKWLNCALSNEPLREPCVIDKLGNIFNKEALVEALLGKKLPKEFRHVKGLKDMINVKLSMIPGKQSDAADGATFQCPITGLEFNGKYKFFALRNCGHVVSAKALKEVKSSACLVCHKEFVESDKMVINGSEEEMAALRERMEEEKSKIVKEKKKRGIDVVDGKKDCGKLEGNEKLENGKKLNNGGVKKFRATDVAPANATKEVYASLFTSSKKSDFKETFTCRSLPLGRN